AGATGCTCGCCCAGTTCACCGTGCTGTCGCGCCTCAAGGAGCCGGAGAACTCGAATATCTACTCGAAAATGCGGGTGTACGACGGCGAAAACCTCAAGGACACCGATCCCAAGGCCAAATCGATCCAGGAATACCGCGACACGGCGGGCGTCGATGAAGGCATGAACGGCCTGTCGACGCGCTTTGCATTCAAGATTCTCTCCAAGGTCTTCAACTTCGACCCCCACGAGATCGCCGCCAACCCGGTGCACCTGTTGTACGTGCTGGAACAGCAGATCGAACAGGAACAATTCCAGGCCGAAACCCGCGAGCGCTATCTGCGCTTCCTCAAGGAATACCTGGCGCCGCGCTATATCGAGTTCATCGGCAAGGAAATCCAGACCGCTTACCTCGAGTCCTACAGCGAGTACGGTCAGAACATCTTCGATCGCTACGTGCTGTACGCCGACTTCTGGATCCAGGACCAGGAATACCGCGATCCGGAAACGGGCGAAATCCTCAACCGCGTGGCGCTCAACGAGGAACTGGAGAAGATCGAGAAACCCGCCGGCATCAGCAATCCGAAGGATTTCCGCAACGAAATCGTCAACTTCGTGCTGCGCGCCCGCGCCAACAACAACGGCAAGAACCCAACCTGGCTCAGCTACGAGAAGCTGCGCGTAGTGATCGAGAAGAAAATGTTCTCCAACACTGAAGATCTGCTGCCGGTTATCAGCTTCAACGCCAAGGCCAGCAAGGAGGATCAGCAAAAACACAACGACTTCGTCACACGAATGGTCGAGCGCGGCTACACCGACAAACAGGTACGCCTTCTTTCGGAATGGTACCTACGGGTCCGGAAATCGCAATGACGTAGCTGCAAGCTTTTAGCTACAAGCTGCAAGTAAAAGCCGATCCGCTTTTACTTGTCGCTTGCAGCTTACGACTTGAAGCTCCCCGGAGGGGCCCCCATGAGCTATGTGATCGACCGACGCCTCAATGGCAAGAACAAGAGCACGGTAAACCGCCAGCGTTTCCTGCGGCGTTACCGCGACCACATCAAAAAGGCCGTTGAAGAGGCCGTCAGCCGCCGCTCCATCACCGACATGGAGCATGGCGAACAAATCAGCATTCCCGGACGGGACATCGACGAACCGGTGCTGCACCACGGCCGGGGCGGCAAACAGACTGTCGTGCATCCGGGCAACAAGGAATTCACCACAGGCGAACACATTCAGCGCCCGCAGGGGGGCGGTGGCGGCAAGGGCGCGGGCAAGGCCGGTAATTCCGGCGAAGGCATGGATGAGTTCGTATTCCAGATCACCCAGGAGGAGTTTCTCGAATTCATGTTCGAGGACCTGGAGCTGCCCAACCTGGTCAAACGCAACCTGACCGGCACCGACACCTTCAAAACCGTGCGTGCGGGTATCAGCAACGAAGGCAATCCGTCCCGTATCAACATCATCCGCACCCTGCGCTCGGCCCACGCTCGACGTATCGCCCTGTCAGGCAGCAGCCGTGCAAAATTGAAGCAGGCCAAGGAAGAGTTGGCGCGATTGAAGCGCGAAGAGCCGGACAACTTCGGCGATATTCAGGAAATCGAGGCGGAAATCGAGAAACTCAGCGCGCGCATTCACCGTGTGCCGTTTCTCGACACCTTCGACCTCAAATACAACCTGCTGGTCAAGCAGCCCAACCCCAGCTCCAAGGCCGTGATGTTCTGCCTGATGGACGTATCCGGCTCCATGACCCAGGCCACCAAGGACATTGCCAAGCGCTTCTTCATCCTGCTGTACCTGTTCCTGAAGCGAAACTACGACAAAATCGAAGTGGTGTTCATCCGTCATCACACCAGCGCTCGGGAAGTGGACGAAGAGGAGTTCTTCTACTCGCGTGAAACCGGCGGCACCATCGTCTCCAGCGCGCTCAAGCTGATGCAGGAAATCATGGCCGAGCGTTACCCGGCCAACGAGTGGAATATCTATGCCGCCCAGGCGTCCGACGGTGACAACTGGAACGATGACTCGCCGATCTGCCGCGACATCCTGATCAACCAGATCATGCCTTTCGTGCAGTACTACACCTACGTCGAAATTACCCCCCGTGAGCACCAGGCGCTATGGTTCGAATACGAACGCATCGGCGAAGCCTTTGCCGACACGTTCGCCCAGCAGCAACTGGTCTCGGCCGGCGATATCTACCCGGTCTTCCGTGAACTCTTCCAGCGCAGGTTAGTGACATGACCGCCAAAAAAGAGCATAAGCGCCAACCCATCTCCACCGGGTCCGAGTGGACCTTTGAACTGATCCAGGCCTACGACCGGGAAATCAGCCGTATCGCGGCCGGTTATGCGCTGGACACCTACCCCAATCAGATCGAAGTGATCACCGCCGAGCAGATGATGGATGCCTACGCCTCCGTCGGCATGCCGCTGGGTTATCACCATTGGTCCTACGGCAAACACTTCCTCAGCACCGAGAAATCCTACACCCGGGGCCAGATGGGGCTGGCCTATGAGATCGTGATCAACTCCGACCCGTGCATCGCCTACCTGATGGAAGAAAACACCATCTGCATGCAGGCCTTGGTGGTGGCGCACGCGTGCTACGGGCATAACAGCTTTTTCAAGGGCAACTACCTGTTCCGCACCTGGACCGACGCCAGTTCGATCATCGATTACCTGGTGTTCGCCAAGCAGTACATCATGCAATGCGAGGAGCGCCACGGCATCGACGCGGTAGAGGACCTGCTCGACTCCTGCCACGCCTTGATGAACTACGGCGTCGACCGCTACAAACGCCCTTATCCGATTTCGGCCGAAGAAGAACGGCTGCGCCAGGCGGAGCGTGAGGAACACCTGCAGAAACAGATCAACGATTTGTGGCGCACCATTCCAAAGCGCGCCGACAAAAACAATGACAAGGACAACGCACGTTTCCCCGCCGAACCTCAGGAGAACATCCTGTATTTCCTGGAGAAACACGCACCGTTGCTGGAACCCTGGCAACGGGAAATCGTGCGTATCGTGCGCAAGATCGCGCAGTATTTCTATCCACAGCGCCAGACTCAGGTGATGAACGAGGGTTGGGCGACGTTCTGGCACTACACCCTGATGAACGACCTGTACGACGAAGGCCTGGTCACCGACGGCTTCATGATGGAATTCCTCACATCCCACACCAGCGTGGTGTTCCAGCCCGGCTTCGACAGCCCGTACTACAACGGTATCAACCCCTACGCACTGGGCTTTGCGATGTACCGTGACATTCGTCGCATGTGCGAGCACCCCACCGAGGAAGACCGTCGCTGGTTCCCGGAAATCGCCGGCAGCGACTGGCTCTCCACCATCAAGTTCGCCATGAGCAGTTTCAAGGACGAAAGCTTCATCCTGCAGTACCTGTCGCCCCAGGTTATTCGCGACCTCAAGCTGTTCAGCATCCTGGATGACGACCTCAAGGACGATCTGGTTGTGCCGGCCATCCACGACGAGCCTGGCTATCGCACCATTCGCGAGACCCTGGCAGCGCAGTACAACCTGGGCAACCGCGAGCCCAACGTACAGATCTACAGCATCGACGTGCGCGGTGACCGCTCACTGACCTTGCGTCATCAACAGCACGACCGCAAACCCCTGGGCGAATCCACCGAGGAAGTACTCAAGCACCTGCACCGGCTATGGGGCTTCGATATCCACCTGGAAACCCTGCAGGGCGACCAAGTGATGAAAACCCACCATGTACCACCGCGCAGCGACCATAACGACAACGACTACGGCCGCCTGGACCTGGCCGTCGTACATCTCTGAAACAGCAAAGCCTCCATTGGTAAGGCACAGGCGTTATCCTGTGCCGCTAATGGAGGCTTTTTCATGAAAATCTACAAGGTCGGCGGTGCCGTGCGTGATCGCTTGCTGGGCATCGAGGTCACCGATATCGACCGCGTCGTCGTCGGCGCCACCGTCGAAGAAATGCAGGCCAAAGGCTTCAAACCGGTCGGCGCTGACTTCCCCGTGTTCCTGGACCCAAAAAACGGCGATGAATACGCCCTCGCCCGCACAGAGCGCAAAAGTGGCCGGGGCTACGGCGGCTTCGTGTTTCACGCCAGCCCCGACGTCACGCTGGAAGAAGACCTGATACGCCGCGACTTGACCATCAATGCCATGGCCGAAGACGACGACGGTAACCTGACCGACCCCTACCACGGTCAACGGGATTTGGAAGCGCGAATTTTACGCCACGTTTCCCCCGCGTTCGCCGAAGATCCACTGCGAGTCCTGCGCGTTGCGCGGTTTGCCGCGCGGTATGCGCACCTCGGTTTTACTGTCGCTTCGCAGACTCTGGAGCTGATGCGTCAACTCAGCGAATCCGGTGAACTGGAAGCCCTGACACCGGAGCGCAGCTGGAAGGAAATTTCCCGGGCACTGATGGAAGACCAGCCACAGGTGTTTATCCAGGTGCTGCGCGACTGCCATGCGTTGAAAACCTTGATGCCGGAAGTGGATGCGCTGTTCGGCGTACCGCAACCCGAAGCCCATCACCCCGAGATCGATACCGGCATACACACGCTAAGCGTGCTGGAGCAGGCTGCCGCACATAAGCAGCCGCTGACCGTGCGCTGGGCCTGCCTGCTGCATGACCTGGGCAAGGGCCTGACGCCTGTGGATAAGTTACCGCAGCATATTGCCCATGAGCACCGGGGCTTGAAGCTGATCAAGGCGGTCAATGAACGCTTCAAAGTGCCAAAGGATTGCCAGGAACTGGCGCTGCTGGTGGGGCAGTATCACACCCACGGGCATCGAGCCCTGGAGCTGAAGGCCTCGACGTTGCTGGAGCTGCTGCAAAGCTTCGACGTTTACCGTCGGCCGCAACGCTTCGAGGAGTTTGTGGTCGCCTGCGAGATGGATGCGCGGGGCCGCAAGGGTCTGGAACAGCGCAGTTATCCACAGGCGGACTATTTGCGCGGCGCGGCGAAGACTGCGCGCGAGGTGGCCGTGGCGCCACTGTTGGAGAAAGGCTTCAAAGGCCCGGAGTTGGGCGAAGCCCTGAAGCGTGAACGGCTTAACGCACTGAAAGCCTACAAGGAGCGACAAAGTTCATTGTAGGAGCGAGCTTGCTCGCGAAAAACCTGAGAGCGCTGCGTTATCGTTCACGCTCTTCGCGAGCAAGCTCGGCTCCTACAGAAGCACGTCTGCCGTGAGTTGCCGGCCCCGCCACTCAAACGCCACCGGCGCAAGCACCTGATCGATCTGCGCATCACGCCACAGCGCCGCCATGGTCTTGCCCGCTTCAGGGTGCACACGATCCGGCGCCATCATCGACAGCGGCCACAACACGAACGCGTTTTTCAGGATTTCTGCCCGCGGCAGGATCAAGCCGTCGAAATTACCCACCAAGTCGCCGTACAGCAGCACGTCGATATCCAACGGCAAACCTTTACGATCCGGCGCATAACGGCCGTTGTCGGCCTCGATGAATTTCAATCGGCGGTCCAGCTCCATCAATGGCAGGTCGGTATAGGCCGACACCACCAGATTGAAGAATGGCCCGCTCTTGATGCCCACCGGCTGGCTTTCGAATACCGCCGAACAGCGCATGTCCGTCAAAAAGCTCGCCAGCGCATCGAGCCCCGCACATAAATTGAGCTCGCGCTCGATATTACTGCCAAGGCCAAGGTAAACCTGAGTCAGCGACATCCGCGCTCGATCTCCACGCCCACGCCCTTGGCCGCCGGGACGGCACCTGGCTTGGTCAGTTTGAGGTGCAGCCAGGGAATCTGGAATTCGCTCATCAGCACTTGGGCCAGGCGCTCGGCAAAGGTTTCCACCAGTTGGTACTGGGACTGCTCGGCAAAGGCCTGGATGCGCGCGGACACGCTGGCGTAATCCAGCGCCAGGGTCAGGTCGTCACCGGCAGCGGCCGGACGGTTATCCCAGGCAAAGCTCAGGTCCAGGCGCAGGCATTGACGGATTCCGCGCTCCCAGTCGTAGGCGCCGATCACGGTGTCGACTTCCAGGCCTTCGATAAACACTCTGTCCAAGCACTCTTCTCCGCAGCACGACAAGGGCGCAATGCCCCGTTAGAATCAGGGCGTCCTCGCCCGGAATAGTTAGCATGTTTTGGTTACTGGCGATTCTCGCCTACCTGCTCGGCTCGCTGTCCTTTGCCATCTTGCTCAGCCGCCTGACGGGAAATCCCGATCCGCGAATGAGTGGCTCAGGCAATGCCGGTGCCACCAATATGCTGCGCCTGGCCGGCAAGAAACTTGCCGTGCTGACGTTGCTGGGCGACTTGTGCAAGGGCTTGCTGCCCGTACTGATCGCCAGCCTCGCCGGCCTGACCCTGCAACAACAGGCCTGGGTGGGCGTGTGCGCCGTCCTGGGCCATCTGTTCCCCTTGTACTTCCGCTTTCGCGGCGGCAAAGGCGTCGCCACGGCGGCCGGCATGCTGCTGGGGATTTACCCCCCCGCAGCCTTGCTGGCGGTGCTCGCCTGGCTGCTGACGTTCTACCTGACCCGTACCAGTTCCCTGGCTGCGCTGATCGCCACGCCGCTCACCCTGCCGTTGCTGGCCTGGCAGGCCCCGGCGGCATTGCTGCCCATGAGCGTGCTGACCCTGCTGATCGTGTGGCGCCACCGCGGCAATCTACGCGACCTGTTTGCCGGGCGCGAACGGCATTTTTAAATAGCCTTCGTGCCAATGCTTACAACGGCGACAACTGCTCCATCGGCCAACGCGCCTGCACGCTGATCGCCAGGCTTTCATGTTGCCCTGCCATCAGACGCTGGCAGCCGGCGTAGGCGATCATCGCGCCATTGTCGGTGCAGAACTCTGGGCGCGCGTAGAACACCTCCCCCTTCATCTCGCCAAGCATTTTCTCCAACGAGCTGCGCAAGGCCTTGTTGGCGCTGACGCCGCCGGCAATCACCAGCCGCTGCATGCCGGCCTGTTTCAGGGCGCGCTTGCACTTGATGGTCAAAGTCTCTACCACGGCCTGCTGGAACGCCAGCGCGATGTCGCAACGGGCTTGCTCGCCGTCGTCCCCGGCGCTGACGCTCTGCTGCCAGGTATTCAACGCGGAGGTTTTCAAGCCGCTGAAGCTGAACATCAAGCCAGGGCGATCGCACATCGGCCGAGGGAACGTGTAACGACCGGCCACGCCCTTTTCGGCGAGGCGGGCGATTTCCGGACCGCCGGGGTAATTGAGCCCCATCATCTTCGCGGTCTTGTCGAATGCTTCGCCGGCGGCGTCGTCCAGGGACTCGCCCAACAGCGTGTATTGGCCGATGCCATCGACCTGAACCAGCTGCGTATGCCCCCCCGAAACCAACAAAGCGACGAACGGGAACGCCGGCGGTGTTTTTTCCAGCATCGGCGCCAGCAAATGGCCTTCCATGTGGTGCACACCGAGGGCCGGAATGCCCCAGGCAAATGCCAGCGCCTGGGCACAGGAAGCCCCAACCAGCAGGGCTCCGACCAACCCGGGGCCTGCGGTATAAGCAATCGCATCGATCTCGGTCGGCACGCAACCCGCCTCGTTCAACACCTGGCGAATCAATGGCAGCATACGTTTGACGTGATCACGGCTGGCAAGCTCCGGCACCACGCCGCCATAGGCGCGATGCAGGTCGATCTGACTGAACAGCGCATCGGCCAAAAGCCCGCGTTCACTGTCGTAAAGTGCGACGCCGGTTTCGTCGCAGGAGGTTTCAAGTCCCAGTACTAGCATGGGTTTGCGCCTTGTAGAGGCTGAATTCGAAGGCGCGCATAATAGTCGCCACTCCCCCTCCCGACTAGCGGTTTTCGATCAGAGGCTTTGCATTCCTGCCAATGAGGGGTTAACATCCGCAACCCTTAAAAACCGACGACCTCAGCCGCGAATTTTTTGCGACGAGAACGTTGATCCCGGTAATGAAAGAAGGTAGCTCTGGATGCCAGCCGTCAAAGTAAAAGAGAACGAACCCTTCGACGTAGCTCTGCGTCGTTTCAAGCGCTCCTGCGAAAAAGCCGGTGTTCTGGCTGAAGTTCGTAGCCGCGAATTTTATGAGAAGCCAACTTCTGAGCGTAAGCGTAAGGCAGCAGCCGCTGTTAAGCGTCACGCCAAGAAAGTTCAGCGCGAACAGCGCCGCGCCGTTCGTCTGTACTAATACACAGACGTTCGTAGCAAGCTTCTGCCAAGCCCGGCCCTCAGCCGGGCTGTTGGCATTTGCGGATATCGCTTGATGCTTCATCGTCGACGCCGCACACGCGACCGAGACACTGCTTCAAACGTCAGGACTGGCTCTTTTGCCAGCGGTGCACGTCTCTTCTGACGAGCCTAACAAGGCTACTGACGAGCACACCCTATTCTTCAAGCAGACGATCAACTGTGTCGACTGTGCCCATTGATGAGCTTCCGAGACCGCCCACAGGTCAAGACCGGACTCACGGGCAACTTTTATTCGTCGAACACTGATAGAGACTAACGTCAGCGAATGTTCGACAGATACACTCCCTGACACCCCATGCAGACGATAATGATCGAGCACCCAACGTGCGCTTGAACATTTCACGGGCCCTCATTTACACGCAGTGATGACGAGAACGCCATGGCCGGGCTGATTCCCCAGAGCTTTATTGACGACCTTCTGAACCGCACCGACATCGTCGATGTCGTCAGCTCACGCGTGCAACTGAAAAAAGCCGGCAAGAACTACACCGCCTGCTGCCCGTTCCATAAGGAAAAAACCCCGTCGTTCAGTGTCAGCCCGGACAAGCAGTTCTATTACTGCTTCGGTTGCGGCGCCGGCGGCAACGCCCTCGGCTTCCTGATGGACCACGACAACCTGGATTTCCCCCAGGCCGTCGAGGACCTGGCGAAAGCCGCCGGCATGGAAATCCCCCGCGAAGAAAGTGGCCGCGCGCACAAACCGCGACAACCCACCGACTCGCCGCTGTATCCGCTGCTGACCGCCGCCGCCGAGTTCTACCGGCAGGCGCTTAAAACCCATCCACAGCGCAAAGCCGCTGTCGATTACCTCAAGGGCCGCGGCCTTACCGGTGAAATCGCCCGGGACTTCGGCCTCGGCTTCGCGCCGCCCGGCTGGGACAACCTGTACAAGCATCTGAGCAGCGATACGCTCCAGCAGAAAGCCATGATTGATGCTGGCCTGCTGGTGGAAAACGCCGAGACCGGCAAACGCTATGACCGCTTCCGCGACCGCGTGATGTTTCCGATCCGCGACAGCCGCGGCCGCATCATCGCGTTCGGCGGCCGAGTGCTGGGAGACGACAAGCCCAAGTACCTGAACTCCCCGGAAACCCCGGTGTTCCATAAGGGCCAGGAACTCTACGGCTTGTTCGAAGCGCGCAAGAACAACCGCAACCTCGACGAGATTATCGTGGTTGAAGGCTATATGGATGTGATCGCCCTGGCCCAGCAGGGCCTGCGTAATGCGGTGGCGACGCTTGGCACCGCTACCAGCGAAGAACACTTGAAGCGCCTGTTTCGCGTCGTGCCCAGCGTGCTGTTCTGTTTCGACGGCGACCAGGCCGGCCGCAACGCCGCCTGGCGCGCACTCGAGGCTACCCTGTCGAGTCTGCAGGATGGGCGCCGTGCCCGCTTCCTGTTCTTGCCAGAAGGCGAAGACCCGGACACCCTGGTGCGCGCCGAAGGCACCGACGCGTTCCGTGCACGCATCAATCAACACGCACAGCCGCTGGCAGACTATTTTTTCCAGCAGTTGACCGAAGAAGCCGATCCGCGCTCGCTTGAAGGCAAGGCCCATATGGCCACCCTCGCAGCGCCGTTGATCGACAAGGTCCCAGGCGCCAATTTGCGCACCCTGATGCGCCAGCGCCTACTGGAAATCACCGGATTGAGCGGCGAAGCCGTGAGCCAGCTGGTGCATAGCGCCCCTCAGGAGGCGCCGCCCGCCTACGACCCAGGCATGGATTACGATGCCATGCCGGACTATGCCGACTTCCATCAGCCGCAGGAGGCCTATACGCCCCAGCAGGAGTGGACGCCGAAAAAGCCCGGTGCCGGCGGCAAGAAATGGGACAAGAAGCCCTGGAGCAAGAACGGTAAACGCGGCGATCGAGACGAGGCCTACGCCCCACGCACGCCGGTTGCCGTAGAAGCGCCGACGCTGATTGCCTTGCGTACTCTCATCCATCATCCACAACTGGCGGGCAAGGTTGAAAGCGCCGATCATTTCGCCAACGAGAGCAACACCTATGCCCAGGTACTTATCGCCTTGATCGAGGCCGTGCAGAAAAATCCTAAGCTAAACTCAATTCAGCTGATGGCCCGCTGGCATGGCACGGAGCAGGGTCGCCTGTTGAAGGCACTCGCGGAAAAGGAGTGGCTAATTGACGGCGACAACCTTGAACAACAGTTTTTAGACACCATTAATAGGTTATCCGCGGGTCAGCACACACAGACCCTCGATGAGCTCATTAAACGAGCAAGGCAGCCGGGATTGTCGGCTGAAGAGCAAATTCAGATAGCAAAACAGATGCGCGACCTCTTAAAACAGAACGTTTGCACATCAAACCCGACCTCAGCTGGCGTGTGAGGTCATAGCTCGGGTATAATCCTCGGCTTGTTTTTTGCCCGCCAAGACCTTCAGTGGATAGGGTGTTATGTCCGGAAAAGCGCAACAGCAGTCTCGTATCAAAGAGTTGATCACCCTTGGTCGTGAGCAGAAGTATCTGACTTACGCAGAGGTCAACGACCACCTGCCTGAGGATATTTCAGATCCAGAGCAGGTGGAAGACATCATCCGCATGATTAATGACATGGGGATCCCCGTACACGAGAGTGCTCCGGATGCGGACGCCCTTATGTTGGCCGACGCCGATACCGACGAGGCAGCCGCTGAAGAAGCCGCTGCCGCGTTGGCCGCGGTGGAGACCGACATCGGTCGCACGACTGACCCTGTGCGCATGTATATGCGTGAAATGGGTACCGTCGAGTTGCTGACACGTGAAGGCGAAATCGAAATCGCCAAGCGTATCGAAGAGGGCATCCGTGAAGTGATGGGCGCAATCGCGCACTTCCCTGGCACGGTTGACCACATTCTCTCCGAGTACACTCGCGTCACCACCGAAGGTGGCCGCCTGTCTGACGTCCTGAGCGGTTATATCGACCCGGACGACGGCAT
This region of Pseudomonas sp. MUP55 genomic DNA includes:
- a CDS encoding YeaH/YhbH family protein encodes the protein MSYVIDRRLNGKNKSTVNRQRFLRRYRDHIKKAVEEAVSRRSITDMEHGEQISIPGRDIDEPVLHHGRGGKQTVVHPGNKEFTTGEHIQRPQGGGGGKGAGKAGNSGEGMDEFVFQITQEEFLEFMFEDLELPNLVKRNLTGTDTFKTVRAGISNEGNPSRINIIRTLRSAHARRIALSGSSRAKLKQAKEELARLKREEPDNFGDIQEIEAEIEKLSARIHRVPFLDTFDLKYNLLVKQPNPSSKAVMFCLMDVSGSMTQATKDIAKRFFILLYLFLKRNYDKIEVVFIRHHTSAREVDEEEFFYSRETGGTIVSSALKLMQEIMAERYPANEWNIYAAQASDGDNWNDDSPICRDILINQIMPFVQYYTYVEITPREHQALWFEYERIGEAFADTFAQQQLVSAGDIYPVFRELFQRRLVT
- a CDS encoding SpoVR family protein, which translates into the protein MTAKKEHKRQPISTGSEWTFELIQAYDREISRIAAGYALDTYPNQIEVITAEQMMDAYASVGMPLGYHHWSYGKHFLSTEKSYTRGQMGLAYEIVINSDPCIAYLMEENTICMQALVVAHACYGHNSFFKGNYLFRTWTDASSIIDYLVFAKQYIMQCEERHGIDAVEDLLDSCHALMNYGVDRYKRPYPISAEEERLRQAEREEHLQKQINDLWRTIPKRADKNNDKDNARFPAEPQENILYFLEKHAPLLEPWQREIVRIVRKIAQYFYPQRQTQVMNEGWATFWHYTLMNDLYDEGLVTDGFMMEFLTSHTSVVFQPGFDSPYYNGINPYALGFAMYRDIRRMCEHPTEEDRRWFPEIAGSDWLSTIKFAMSSFKDESFILQYLSPQVIRDLKLFSILDDDLKDDLVVPAIHDEPGYRTIRETLAAQYNLGNREPNVQIYSIDVRGDRSLTLRHQQHDRKPLGESTEEVLKHLHRLWGFDIHLETLQGDQVMKTHHVPPRSDHNDNDYGRLDLAVVHL
- a CDS encoding multifunctional CCA addition/repair protein, whose translation is MKIYKVGGAVRDRLLGIEVTDIDRVVVGATVEEMQAKGFKPVGADFPVFLDPKNGDEYALARTERKSGRGYGGFVFHASPDVTLEEDLIRRDLTINAMAEDDDGNLTDPYHGQRDLEARILRHVSPAFAEDPLRVLRVARFAARYAHLGFTVASQTLELMRQLSESGELEALTPERSWKEISRALMEDQPQVFIQVLRDCHALKTLMPEVDALFGVPQPEAHHPEIDTGIHTLSVLEQAAAHKQPLTVRWACLLHDLGKGLTPVDKLPQHIAHEHRGLKLIKAVNERFKVPKDCQELALLVGQYHTHGHRALELKASTLLELLQSFDVYRRPQRFEEFVVACEMDARGRKGLEQRSYPQADYLRGAAKTAREVAVAPLLEKGFKGPELGEALKRERLNALKAYKERQSSL
- the folK gene encoding 2-amino-4-hydroxy-6-hydroxymethyldihydropteridine diphosphokinase, with the translated sequence MSLTQVYLGLGSNIERELNLCAGLDALASFLTDMRCSAVFESQPVGIKSGPFFNLVVSAYTDLPLMELDRRLKFIEADNGRYAPDRKGLPLDIDVLLYGDLVGNFDGLILPRAEILKNAFVLWPLSMMAPDRVHPEAGKTMAALWRDAQIDQVLAPVAFEWRGRQLTADVLL
- the folB gene encoding dihydroneopterin aldolase, which codes for MDRVFIEGLEVDTVIGAYDWERGIRQCLRLDLSFAWDNRPAAAGDDLTLALDYASVSARIQAFAEQSQYQLVETFAERLAQVLMSEFQIPWLHLKLTKPGAVPAAKGVGVEIERGCR
- the plsY gene encoding glycerol-3-phosphate 1-O-acyltransferase PlsY, yielding MFWLLAILAYLLGSLSFAILLSRLTGNPDPRMSGSGNAGATNMLRLAGKKLAVLTLLGDLCKGLLPVLIASLAGLTLQQQAWVGVCAVLGHLFPLYFRFRGGKGVATAAGMLLGIYPPAALLAVLAWLLTFYLTRTSSLAALIATPLTLPLLAWQAPAALLPMSVLTLLIVWRHRGNLRDLFAGRERHF
- the tsaD gene encoding tRNA (adenosine(37)-N6)-threonylcarbamoyltransferase complex transferase subunit TsaD; this translates as MLVLGLETSCDETGVALYDSERGLLADALFSQIDLHRAYGGVVPELASRDHVKRMLPLIRQVLNEAGCVPTEIDAIAYTAGPGLVGALLVGASCAQALAFAWGIPALGVHHMEGHLLAPMLEKTPPAFPFVALLVSGGHTQLVQVDGIGQYTLLGESLDDAAGEAFDKTAKMMGLNYPGGPEIARLAEKGVAGRYTFPRPMCDRPGLMFSFSGLKTSALNTWQQSVSAGDDGEQARCDIALAFQQAVVETLTIKCKRALKQAGMQRLVIAGGVSANKALRSSLEKMLGEMKGEVFYARPEFCTDNGAMIAYAGCQRLMAGQHESLAISVQARWPMEQLSPL
- the rpsU gene encoding 30S ribosomal protein S21, which produces MPAVKVKENEPFDVALRRFKRSCEKAGVLAEVRSREFYEKPTSERKRKAAAAVKRHAKKVQREQRRAVRLY
- the dnaG gene encoding DNA primase, whose product is MAGLIPQSFIDDLLNRTDIVDVVSSRVQLKKAGKNYTACCPFHKEKTPSFSVSPDKQFYYCFGCGAGGNALGFLMDHDNLDFPQAVEDLAKAAGMEIPREESGRAHKPRQPTDSPLYPLLTAAAEFYRQALKTHPQRKAAVDYLKGRGLTGEIARDFGLGFAPPGWDNLYKHLSSDTLQQKAMIDAGLLVENAETGKRYDRFRDRVMFPIRDSRGRIIAFGGRVLGDDKPKYLNSPETPVFHKGQELYGLFEARKNNRNLDEIIVVEGYMDVIALAQQGLRNAVATLGTATSEEHLKRLFRVVPSVLFCFDGDQAGRNAAWRALEATLSSLQDGRRARFLFLPEGEDPDTLVRAEGTDAFRARINQHAQPLADYFFQQLTEEADPRSLEGKAHMATLAAPLIDKVPGANLRTLMRQRLLEITGLSGEAVSQLVHSAPQEAPPAYDPGMDYDAMPDYADFHQPQEAYTPQQEWTPKKPGAGGKKWDKKPWSKNGKRGDRDEAYAPRTPVAVEAPTLIALRTLIHHPQLAGKVESADHFANESNTYAQVLIALIEAVQKNPKLNSIQLMARWHGTEQGRLLKALAEKEWLIDGDNLEQQFLDTINRLSAGQHTQTLDELIKRARQPGLSAEEQIQIAKQMRDLLKQNVCTSNPTSAGV